From one Trifolium pratense cultivar HEN17-A07 linkage group LG1, ARS_RC_1.1, whole genome shotgun sequence genomic stretch:
- the LOC123895398 gene encoding uncharacterized protein LOC123895398 produces MAQRERPLKDYAVPSEEEPHSSIAPPNIEARNFELKPALLQIVQQNQFSGSPTEDPNLHLSVFVQYADTIKANGVEPEAIRLRLFPFSLRDRARAWLQALPTNSITTWNELKKQFLARYFPPSKTAMLRAQINGFRQKDGESLFEAWERYKDMMRLCPHHGLEQWLIIHTFYNGLLYNTRLTIDAAAGGALMDKSYQEATQLIENMAQNHYQWGSERAAIEKSQTKGGMYEVSGIDHVNAKIEALSQKIESLTLSPTATIAAVQPNCELCGVPGHITSECQLLAGLNQVNYAQGNPYSNTYNPGWKNHPSLPYKKNDALFTPSTPPGFQNQIGAPVAPVAPQKSNFELMMENFVLAQTQQNKEFMNQNIHTNELIKQLANKIDSISTHNKMLETQISQVAQQQAATAAPAETLLGQPQPNLKGHINAITLRSGTELEDPVAKRVRARDLGKIVEKDSESVTDKDTEREPIAVEDGQTSQAKKVIENDQEKPYVPPPPYKPPIPYPQRLAKSKNPGQFEKFIEMLKKLHIDIPFIEAITQIPSYAKFLKEILSNKRKMEDIGQVECNAISENKLAPKLEDPGNFSIPCVVGRYVIDKALCDLGASVSLMPLSICKRLGLGELKPTKMSLQLADRSIKYPLGILENVPVRIGQLFIPTDFVIMGIREDVDIPILLGRPFLATAGAIINVKKGKLTFEVGDEKIEFILSQFMKGPTFKNSCCRLNIVEGHIDKSTSEQVPPAILKSHPVNDIFQNTKHKEGEDYENMLGGFPDTHDHIFKECQMLAHGKIHTVEKKLPPPLTRKKAKGKAPIRWLDVFKWISKDVEYSVKDISLKEAPS; encoded by the coding sequence ATGGCCCAACGCGAACGTCCTCTCAAGGACTATGCCGTTCCCTCCGAAGAGGAACCTCATTCGAGTATCGCGCCCCCTAACATCGAAGCAAGGAACTTCGAATTGAAACCCGCGCTGTTGCAAATCGTGCAACAAAACCAATTCTCTGGTTCGCCCACGGAGGATCCGAACCTCCACCTCTCGGTGTTTGTGCAGTACGCAGACACGATAAAAGCCAATGGTGTCGAACCCGAAGCAATACGACTCCGTCTTTTCCCGTTCTCTTTAAGAGACAGAGCTAGAGCTTGGCTTCAAGCTTTACCTACAAACTCCATCACTACATGGAACGAATTGAAGAAGCAATTCTTGGCCAGATATTTCCCGCCAAGCAAGACAGCTATGTTAAGAGCCCAAATCAACGGATTTAGGCAAAAAGATGGAGAATCACTCTTCGAAGCTTGGGAAAGATACAAGGATATGATGAGACTCTGTCCACACCACGGTTTAGAACAATGGCTTATAATCCATACCTTCTATAATGGGCTGCTATATAACACTAGACTTACCATAGATGCAGCCGCAGGCGGAGCGCTGATGGATAAATCTTACCAAGAAGCCACCCAGCTTATAGAAAACATGGCCCAAAACCATTATCAATGGGGAAGCGAACGCGCTGCCATAGAAAAATCCCAAACGAAAGGCGGTATGTACGAAGTAAGCGGCATAGACCATGTCAATGCCAAAATAGAAGCCCTTTCTCAAAAGATAGAGAGTTTAACTTTATCTCCCACTGCTACCATAGCCGCAGTACAACCGAACTGCGAATTATGTGGAGTTCCCGGACACATAACCTCTGAATGTCAATTACTAGCCGGACTCAACCAAGTAAATTATGCGCAAGGAAACCCATACTCCAACACGTACAACCCTGGGTGGAAAAATCATCCAAGCCTCCCCTATAAGAAAAATGATGCTTTATTTACGCCTAGCACTCCACCAGGCTTCCAAAACCAAATAGGAGCCCCTGTTGCTCCCGTTGCCCCTCAAAAGTCAAACTTTGAACTTATGATGGAGAATTTTGTCCTAGCTCAGACTCAACAAAATAAGGAATTCATGAACCAAAATATTCACACTAATGAGTTGATTAAGCAATTAGCTAACAAAATCGATTCCATTTCCACTCATAATAAGATGCTAGAGACTCAAATTTCTCAAGTAGCTCAACAACAGGCAGCTACAGCTGCCCCAGCCGAAACACTACTCGGCCAACCGCAACCAAATCTCAAGGGCCACATTAACGCTATAACGCTGCGAAGTGGAACAGAGTTAGAAGATCCCGTTGCTAAAAGAGTTAGAGCGAGAGACTTAGGAAAAATTGTAGAGAAAGACTCGGAGAGTGTAACTGACAAGGACACTGAGAGAGAACCGATAGCAGTGGAGGATGGACAAACATCGCAGGCCAAAAAGGTGATTGAGAATGATCAAGAAAAACCATATGTACCCCCTCCTCCTTACAAGCCTCCTATCCCATATCCTCAAAGACTTGCAAAATCTAAGAATCCGGGACAGTTTGAGAAGTTTATCGAGATGCTCAAAAAGCTTCATATTGACATACCCTTCATTGAGGCTATAACCCAGATACCTTCATATGCcaaattcttaaaagaaattctttcaaacaagcgaaagatggaagacattgGGCAAGTGGAATGCAATGCAATTAGTGAAAACAAGCTAGCCCCAAAACTCGAGGACCCAGGAAACTTTTCTATTCCTTGCGTTGTTGGTAGATATGTCATAGATAAAGCCCTTTGTGATCTAGGAGCAAGTGTAAGTTTGATGCCTCTATCTATCTGCAAGAGGCTCGGACTTGGAGAGTTAAAACCTACTAAGATGTCCTTACAGTTGGCTGACAGATCTATCAAATACCCATTAGGAATACTGGAAAATGTTCCAGTAAGGATCGGCCAACTGTTTATCCCTACTGATTTTGTGATCATGGGCATCAGGGAAGACGTTGATATTCCCATTCTGTTAGGTAGACCTTTCTTAGCTACTGCGGGCGCTATAATAAATGTAAAGAAAGGGAAGCTTACCTTTGAGGTTGGGGATGAGAAAATCGAGTTCATACTATCTCAATTCATGAAAGGCCCCACCTTTAAGAATTCTTGTTGTAGACTCAACATAGTTGAAGGACATATCGATAAAAGCACCTCTGAACAAGTCCCTCCCGCCATACTAAAATCCCACCCAGTAAATGATATCTTCCAGAATACGAAACACAAAGAGGGTGAGGATTATGAGAATATGCTAGGTGGATTTCCTGATACTCATGACCACATTTTTAAAGAATGCCAAATGCTGGCACATGGGAAGATTCACACAGTGGAGAAGAAACTCCCACCTCCTCTCACCAGAAAGAAAGCAAAAGGGAAAGCACCTATTAGATGGTTGGATGTGTTCAAATGGATCTCTAAGGATGTTGAGTACAGTGTTAAGGATATCAGTCTGAAAGAGGCGCCCTCTTGA
- the LOC123905316 gene encoding ras-related protein RABE1a, translated as MAAPPARARSDYDYLIKLLLIGDSGVGKSCLLLRFSDGSFTTSFITTIGIDFKIRTIELDGKRIKLQIWDTAGQERFRTITTAYYRGAMGILLVYDVTDESSFNNIKNWIRNIEQHASDNVNKILVGNKADMDESKRAVPTSKGQALADEYGIKFFETSAKTNMNVDEVFFSIARDIKQRLAETDSKAEPQTLKINQPDQGAGSAQATQRPACCGS; from the exons ATGGCTGCTCCACCTGCTAGAGCTCGATCCGATTACGATTATCTAATAAAGCTTCTCCTCATCGGTGATAGCG GTGTGGGTAAAAGTTGTCTTCTATTGCGTTTTTCAGATGGTTCATTCACAACTAGTTTTATCACTACCATCGG CATTGATTTCAAAATAAGGACCATAGAGCTTGATGGTAAGCGAATCAAATTGCAAATATGGGACACAGCTGGTCAAGAGAGGTTTCGAACCATTACAACTG CTTATTACCGTGGAGCAATGGGTATTTTGCTAGTGTATGATGTCACTGATGAGTCATCTTTTAACA ACATCAAGAATTGGATTCGCAACATTGAGCAGCATGCTTCTGACAACGTCAACAAGATATTAGTGGGGAACAAGGCTGACATGGATGAAAGCAAAAGG GCTGTTCCAACTTCAAAAGGTCAAGCTCTGGCAGATGAATACGGTATCAAGTTTTTCGAAACT AGTGCAAAAACGAACATGAATGTGGATGAGGTTTTCTTTTCAATAGCCCGGGACATCAAACAAAGACTTGCAGAAACCGACTCAAAAGCTGAG CCCCAGACACTCAAGATTAACCAACCAGACCAGGGAGCTGGGTCTGCTCAAGCCACACAGAGACCGGCTTGCTGTGGTTCTTAG